The following coding sequences are from one Mycolicibacterium aichiense window:
- a CDS encoding pullulanase encodes MDYCLGHGDGTAAMFSGHPEVDVDGDGELDGLRLDLDGDGAFDDALADFDDDGLADHAAFDLGDGAAEHVFTDDGSGTWAMTPAGPAGPLRWFGLDGVEHTADGPIDVDRDGRPDRLLDVDRDGLADRALRSGPDGGFDTGYVDTDGDGRWDVTLVDSDGDGLSDDASPV; translated from the coding sequence ATGGACTACTGCCTGGGACACGGGGACGGCACCGCGGCGATGTTCAGCGGTCATCCCGAGGTGGACGTCGACGGTGACGGCGAGCTCGACGGGCTGCGCCTGGACCTCGACGGCGACGGTGCCTTCGACGATGCGCTGGCCGATTTCGACGACGACGGCCTGGCCGACCATGCTGCCTTCGACCTCGGGGACGGGGCCGCGGAGCACGTGTTCACCGACGACGGGTCGGGGACGTGGGCGATGACTCCGGCGGGACCGGCGGGCCCGCTGCGCTGGTTCGGCCTCGACGGCGTCGAGCACACCGCCGACGGACCGATCGACGTCGACCGGGATGGGCGCCCGGACCGGCTGCTGGACGTCGACCGCGACGGGCTGGCCGATCGGGCGCTGCGCAGCGGACCCGACGGCGGGTTCGACACCGGTTACGTCGACACCGACGGGGATGGCCGCTGGGACGTCACACTCGTCGACTCCGATGGC